One window from the genome of Cyclobacterium amurskyense encodes:
- a CDS encoding metallophosphoesterase family protein, whose amino-acid sequence MKRRAFISKLSTSSSLVFMGKGLSGVHINPIPPFAYPEANLFSEVLNKAGEFMLRLEFLAFGTKLPQKVTLNFYKNKALLYKIKDYPFANHRAKVGDEGRQFQFQVGAAFPYIFAIWIKNPQPDTMMNFTLNGKDFHLSLGELVDKKELSIKVDKLQVSSNYLLDLEIGQLDPAILGISPEGKNFDIAILADPQGGDPKVPKAHPTRVKIHNAFAEDTIKRVNELPNKPVLTLVLGDLVDNQGEMAHFAAMRAYLKALESPILLAIGNHETRYQSTFTPGYKMDEFNHYFSAQKAMNGMEWLLYSFDLGDWHFIVWPDPLRENFFETHPHYFEWLATDLEKNKDKPTVFFQHVPSHPIGIDPLINYAESIAVKRMLLNLLTKRGNVRFVFSGHVHIPIIASQKTAVTYKGIKMINIPAAGYRPRAFGEEEIHGGPSQGLLVFSARGKVGKAFFKTVTEEIYTYPEEIPEFSKSKFPLWLNYKWELPSEKDFQNGDFSAGLDKWHRRYVYKENQTPSNLMEVREFGTYKALYLFSAKRAYSVPGQDRLPQTINHLCQAISLGKEPKAIGLEYCLDKESVKQIEAWAGGYVWLEGFIGSTKLLNMAYWLGKGTPLLKDRFSDHKAIPFLHFELDSKEETWKKAQLNWQKDYENQGVDVSKLDRLVINLGTWHINDGNSAGFGLYFTNIGLMDASGVSIVGEKPIKEMPIDKLWWLNKNMPFSHIAGEHRYIMSTKTKI is encoded by the coding sequence GTGAAAAGAAGGGCCTTCATATCCAAACTTAGCACAAGTTCTTCCTTGGTTTTTATGGGGAAAGGCTTGTCTGGGGTACATATAAATCCTATTCCACCATTTGCTTATCCCGAAGCCAACCTATTTTCAGAAGTATTAAATAAGGCTGGTGAATTTATGCTTAGGCTTGAATTCCTGGCTTTTGGAACAAAGTTACCTCAAAAGGTAACATTAAATTTTTATAAAAATAAAGCCTTACTGTATAAAATAAAAGACTATCCCTTTGCCAACCATAGAGCGAAAGTAGGGGATGAGGGTAGACAGTTTCAATTTCAGGTAGGGGCTGCTTTTCCTTATATTTTTGCTATATGGATTAAAAACCCACAGCCCGACACAATGATGAACTTCACCCTCAATGGTAAAGATTTTCATTTGAGCTTGGGTGAATTGGTTGACAAAAAGGAGCTATCAATTAAAGTAGATAAGCTACAGGTCTCAAGTAATTACCTGCTGGACTTGGAAATTGGACAATTGGATCCAGCGATTTTGGGGATTTCCCCAGAGGGTAAAAACTTTGATATCGCCATCCTTGCAGATCCCCAGGGTGGAGATCCTAAAGTACCCAAAGCTCACCCCACCCGAGTAAAAATTCACAATGCTTTTGCCGAAGATACCATAAAGAGGGTAAATGAATTGCCCAATAAACCAGTGCTTACCTTGGTTTTAGGAGACTTGGTTGACAACCAGGGAGAAATGGCTCATTTTGCAGCAATGCGGGCATATTTGAAAGCATTAGAATCACCTATTTTGTTAGCCATAGGAAACCATGAAACCAGGTATCAATCAACATTTACTCCTGGATATAAAATGGATGAATTTAACCATTACTTTAGTGCCCAAAAAGCAATGAATGGAATGGAGTGGTTGCTTTATAGCTTTGACTTGGGCGACTGGCATTTTATAGTTTGGCCAGATCCTTTAAGGGAAAATTTTTTTGAGACCCATCCTCATTATTTCGAATGGTTGGCTACAGACCTTGAGAAAAATAAAGACAAACCAACGGTATTCTTCCAGCACGTTCCTTCGCATCCCATAGGTATTGATCCTTTGATTAATTATGCGGAATCCATTGCCGTTAAAAGGATGTTGCTAAACTTATTGACCAAACGTGGCAATGTGCGGTTTGTTTTTAGTGGGCATGTACATATACCTATCATAGCCTCCCAAAAAACAGCGGTAACCTATAAAGGAATTAAAATGATTAATATTCCTGCGGCAGGTTACCGACCAAGGGCCTTTGGGGAAGAAGAAATTCACGGTGGGCCTTCTCAGGGCCTTTTGGTTTTCAGCGCCAGAGGTAAAGTAGGTAAGGCTTTTTTTAAAACAGTTACGGAAGAAATTTATACTTATCCTGAAGAGATACCTGAATTTTCAAAAAGCAAATTTCCACTTTGGCTCAATTACAAGTGGGAATTGCCAAGCGAGAAAGATTTCCAAAATGGCGATTTTTCTGCAGGCTTGGATAAATGGCACCGACGCTATGTTTACAAAGAAAATCAGACTCCTTCTAACCTTATGGAAGTTAGGGAATTTGGTACCTACAAAGCCCTTTATTTGTTTTCCGCAAAAAGGGCGTATTCAGTTCCCGGCCAAGACCGGTTGCCACAAACCATAAACCATTTGTGTCAAGCAATTAGTCTGGGTAAGGAGCCAAAGGCGATTGGCTTGGAATATTGTTTGGATAAGGAATCTGTTAAACAAATTGAGGCTTGGGCAGGTGGCTATGTTTGGCTTGAGGGTTTTATAGGAAGCACAAAACTCTTGAACATGGCATACTGGCTGGGTAAAGGGACGCCTCTTTTAAAAGACCGCTTTTCAGATCACAAGGCTATTCCTTTTCTACATTTTGAATTGGATAGCAAAGAGGAGACCTGGAAAAAGGCCCAACTTAACTGGCAAAAAGATTATGAAAATCAAGGTGTTGATGTTTCCAAGCTGGACAGGCTGGTAATTAATTTAGGGACCTGGCATATCAATGATGGAAATAGTGCCGGTTTTGGCCTGTATTTCACCAATATTGGCTTGATGGATGCTTCTGGAGTTTCAATAGTTGGAGAAAAACCGATTAAAGAAATGCCTATTGATAAACTGTGGTGGCTTAACAAGAACATGCCTTTCAGCCATATCGCAGGTGAACACAGGTACATCATGTCCACAAAAACTAAAATATGA
- a CDS encoding family 78 glycoside hydrolase catalytic domain, with the protein MIRFVQLIWIFLIGLIFACSEKIEYKVNALKVNHLTTPLGLEDNPVFSWQMEEGLADFFQQNYRILVATKPEFLTKGKVDLWDSGAVGSDRSLGISYEGKTLESGTKVYWKVLVQDKKGAVYESQATWFEMGLKDLNDWKALWIASTNAQDSIPGLTPAPYFRKEFSIDKPIQSARLYIAGLGYHEAYINGEKVGDHVLDPAMTRYDKTVKYVVHDVTALLNNGENAIGVVLGNGWYNQHTREAWDFDQAPWRGVPVLRAQLRIVNSEGKALWIHTDESWKYTLNGPIIFDSVHNGESYDAGKEMEGWTSPDFDDSNWEASHQVSGPKGELVAQLMPPIRVIDTLTPKNQWEINDSTFMYDLGQNITGWANIKVKGPANARVKIRYGERIYPDSTLDIKELSRFIWSGDTQTDRYYLKGDGAESWHPIFTYQGFQYMEVTLSEPEIELLEINAAVLHTDLPEKGYFRSSNAIFNRLQENMRWSFLGNYHGYPTDCPHREKMGWTGDALLVAEMGNYNFDMVPAYRKWLDDFVDEQQDSGDLPGIIPTSGWGYTFNQGLDKERGYGPHWEGAFLEVAWQMYRFSGDSLLLARYYPNMKKYVDYLEANAEGYLLKFGIDDHKQLENLTQGPFLSTAFFHYFSNLLAKMAGVLGELEDQEAYLKLSKNIAKAFNQAYFNPQTGRYDHGGQASQAVPLFTGLVPKEKENLVLAGLLNAIDTKEGHIDAGVVGTKAIIQVLMDYQQVDVLFEMANKRTFPSWGYWVDELNANTMFQNWDGSQSRNHIMFGTIGDYFFKGLAGISPIDESPGFKRFIIEPSLASEIEWVEAGHDSPYGMIKCHWRRTSGQVELSLTVPSNTVAELRLPANNKLLPVVEQGASVLFERVSDEKGGEWFMADLPGGNYQIKQKVE; encoded by the coding sequence ATGATACGATTTGTACAACTGATTTGGATTTTTTTAATCGGGCTGATTTTTGCTTGTTCTGAGAAAATAGAATATAAAGTCAATGCCCTAAAAGTCAACCACCTTACCACTCCCTTAGGTTTGGAGGACAATCCGGTTTTTAGTTGGCAGATGGAGGAGGGGTTGGCCGATTTCTTCCAACAAAATTACCGCATTTTGGTGGCAACCAAACCTGAGTTTTTGACAAAAGGAAAAGTAGACCTATGGGATTCAGGAGCGGTTGGTTCTGATCGTTCTTTGGGGATTTCCTATGAGGGTAAGACCTTGGAATCCGGAACTAAGGTTTACTGGAAGGTTTTGGTTCAGGATAAAAAGGGAGCGGTTTATGAAAGCCAAGCCACCTGGTTTGAGATGGGGCTTAAAGACCTTAATGACTGGAAAGCTTTATGGATTGCATCCACCAATGCTCAGGACAGCATTCCTGGATTAACGCCAGCCCCCTATTTCCGTAAGGAGTTTTCCATAGATAAGCCTATACAGTCAGCAAGGCTGTATATTGCCGGTTTAGGATACCATGAAGCCTATATTAATGGGGAGAAGGTGGGAGACCATGTGTTAGATCCTGCCATGACACGCTATGATAAAACGGTGAAATATGTGGTGCACGATGTGACCGCATTGCTCAATAATGGCGAAAATGCGATAGGCGTGGTTTTAGGAAACGGATGGTACAACCAGCATACCAGAGAAGCCTGGGATTTTGATCAGGCCCCCTGGCGTGGCGTACCTGTTTTGAGGGCGCAATTGAGAATTGTGAATTCCGAAGGCAAAGCCCTTTGGATCCATACAGATGAAAGTTGGAAGTATACTTTGAATGGGCCTATAATATTTGATAGTGTACACAATGGGGAAAGCTATGATGCCGGCAAGGAAATGGAGGGTTGGACTTCACCGGATTTTGATGATTCAAATTGGGAAGCTTCACATCAGGTTAGCGGGCCGAAGGGGGAATTGGTTGCCCAGTTAATGCCTCCAATAAGGGTGATAGATACCCTTACACCAAAAAACCAATGGGAAATCAATGACAGTACTTTCATGTATGATTTAGGTCAAAACATTACCGGATGGGCCAATATAAAGGTTAAAGGACCTGCCAATGCGAGGGTGAAAATCCGGTATGGGGAAAGGATTTATCCTGACAGTACCCTGGATATTAAAGAGCTTAGTCGATTTATCTGGTCTGGAGATACCCAAACAGATCGGTATTACCTGAAAGGTGATGGGGCCGAATCTTGGCATCCGATTTTTACTTACCAGGGATTTCAATACATGGAGGTCACTTTAAGTGAACCGGAGATAGAACTTCTAGAAATCAATGCAGCTGTGCTGCACACCGATCTTCCTGAAAAAGGATATTTTAGAAGTTCAAATGCCATATTCAATCGATTGCAGGAAAATATGCGCTGGTCATTTTTGGGCAATTACCATGGCTATCCTACAGACTGTCCACACCGCGAAAAAATGGGATGGACAGGTGATGCCCTTTTGGTGGCAGAAATGGGAAATTATAATTTTGATATGGTGCCTGCTTACAGGAAATGGTTGGACGATTTTGTAGATGAACAGCAAGACAGTGGCGACCTGCCGGGAATCATTCCTACCAGTGGATGGGGATACACGTTCAACCAAGGTCTAGATAAGGAAAGAGGTTATGGGCCGCATTGGGAAGGGGCTTTTCTGGAAGTAGCCTGGCAAATGTACCGGTTTTCAGGAGACAGCTTATTACTTGCCAGGTATTATCCAAATATGAAAAAGTACGTGGATTACCTGGAAGCTAATGCTGAGGGTTACCTTTTAAAGTTTGGTATTGATGATCACAAACAACTGGAAAACCTCACCCAAGGGCCCTTTCTATCCACAGCCTTTTTCCACTACTTCAGTAATCTACTAGCTAAAATGGCCGGTGTTCTTGGCGAATTAGAAGATCAGGAAGCTTACCTGAAACTTTCGAAAAATATAGCCAAGGCTTTTAATCAAGCCTATTTTAATCCTCAAACGGGGCGGTATGACCATGGGGGACAGGCTTCCCAGGCCGTTCCACTTTTTACCGGTTTGGTGCCTAAAGAGAAGGAGAACTTGGTTCTGGCCGGATTGCTAAATGCAATTGACACTAAAGAGGGGCATATCGATGCAGGGGTGGTCGGTACCAAGGCAATTATTCAGGTATTGATGGATTATCAGCAAGTGGATGTCTTGTTTGAAATGGCCAACAAGCGAACGTTTCCAAGCTGGGGTTATTGGGTAGATGAACTGAATGCCAATACCATGTTTCAGAATTGGGATGGGAGCCAATCTCGCAACCATATAATGTTTGGTACCATTGGAGATTACTTTTTCAAGGGACTAGCTGGCATCAGTCCCATTGATGAATCTCCAGGATTTAAACGTTTTATTATTGAGCCTTCACTTGCTTCTGAAATTGAATGGGTGGAGGCAGGTCATGACTCTCCCTATGGGATGATAAAATGTCATTGGCGAAGGACTTCAGGGCAGGTTGAATTGAGCCTTACCGTTCCTTCCAATACAGTTGCTGAGTTAAGGTTACCGGCTAATAATAAATTATTACCTGTGGTGGAGCAGGGGGCTTCAGTTCTTTTTGAACGGGTATCCGATGAAAAAGGCGGAGAATGGTTTATGGCCGATTTGCCCGGTGGCAATTATCAAATCAAGCAAAAGGTGGAGTAA